GCCGCGTTTCCAACTTGTTTTAATTTCTGCAAAATATAAGCTGCAGAATGATAACTGTCATGAATTGGATCTGCTGGTGTATAAGAAGTACTCCACTCTGTGTAATGTAATTCTAAATTTGGTTTAACCGATTCCGTAATCAATTTTCTTGAATGAATAATTTCACCGCTTACACTCCATTCGTCCTGATTTAAAATCGTTCCCGAAGTTCCGAATTCGTCCAAATATCCGTGTTTTACTCCGTATGTATGCGTCGAAACAAAATCCATCGGAACATTATTCTTCGCACAAAAATCAATGGTTTCTGAAACCCAAGCCGAACCTGCCGTTGCTGGCCCGCCGACTTTGTAAGCTGGATTTACTGCTTTTACACCTCGAGCTGCGTAATCGTATAATTTATAATATTCTTCCTGAGTGCTGCTCCAAAAACCTGGTGATAAATTCGGTTCGTTCCAAACTTCAAAATACCAAGTTTTTACTTCTTCGTCTCCGTAACGATCTTTAAAATGCTGCGTTAAATTTCGAACTAAATCTTCCCATTTTTTGTAATCTTTTGGAGGTGTTACGTTGCCTTTCCACCAAAAAATAGTTTCTTTTCCGCTTGCTAAAGCATTGGGCATAAAACCTAATTCAACAAACGGTTTCATTTTCAGACTTACAATATAATCAAATAAAACATCAACATATTGGTAATTGTATTCTGGATTTCCTTTTTCGTCTTCGCGATAAACGGCCATATCATCTGTCAATAAACCATGAAAACGGATATATTTGAAATCGCATTCTTTTTTCACCAATGCCAATTGTTGCTGCCAGTCTGCACGAAGACCTTCGTTTGCTCTTCCGGCTCCA
This portion of the Flavobacterium panacagri genome encodes:
- a CDS encoding GH39 family glycosyl hydrolase, encoding MKKLLIIATFLFSSIYLFGQNESRIIKVDYKKEAGKLNTMFKECIGAGRANEGLRADWQQQLALVKKECDFKYIRFHGLLTDDMAVYREDEKGNPEYNYQYVDVLFDYIVSLKMKPFVELGFMPNALASGKETIFWWKGNVTPPKDYKKWEDLVRNLTQHFKDRYGDEEVKTWYFEVWNEPNLSPGFWSSTQEEYYKLYDYAARGVKAVNPAYKVGGPATAGSAWVSETIDFCAKNNVPMDFVSTHTYGVKHGYLDEFGTSGTILNQDEWSVSGEIIHSRKLITESVKPNLELHYTEWSTSYTPADPIHDSYHSAAYILQKLKQVGNAANSMSYWVFTDIFEEAGPRFTPFHGGFGLLNTQGIKKPAYFSYYLMNKLGETELQNSDKASWTSKNAKGDVQVLLWDFTNTHPGDKELNQTYYIKDLPSKEKGKVKVEVDGMQKGKYLLEIYKVGYKVNDAFADYLAMNKPSQLTHQQVNSIKEKNNGAPISTEKITIDGKGTFSREFKINENDVVMLNLIKQ